A DNA window from Drosophila virilis strain 15010-1051.87 chromosome 4, Dvir_AGI_RSII-ME, whole genome shotgun sequence contains the following coding sequences:
- the LOC6627968 gene encoding uncharacterized protein isoform X2, translating into MAQKNKPSFIMPRKQELHVSFPRIMSEVRQCEDERMMNSSHDYDTLFLPHWMHKQFIENGAAPDQAFWNQSIRRDSRNNMKRKTSSSMKPHLLLLQSSSEASQEDQTAKEPHDPLMGFHNKYFPSTSFLNWSKLHSKAAQMHAKTRELVPYQQATVDLAQAIGMMQNITVHDFETIWQPVKFSSRISIAKHMSNVEDRRLELLMIAVRNFWFDNLELKIGNEFMHVDRYLFCHYMKAFHDHSNCFLELPSHKVSLNLMVRLYNWIIKDHNELALGSNFLLMYMMAKFLDVRYLLEQYWYAFSIPGNKGIWEAEAFHAYLPSRQLQCGDLMSIFLARIRKCFLPLVSSFEFLNLSANEVIYLLKMDMICVNSEDEMFFAAIRWLEHDWQNREQYLVHVMATLRFRMLSPWLQRSIAYQPENEQIRKVGSNNIVKAMLWQACLFGEAACAYKENPDCHDNVIVGKYSQIKDVERFWAYCQGVPHHHDIRCPRFRQLTYGTFKLFLNRLQSDAHSYMDELKIVPYKHWNTYNCCNDFKSFGNGKIQARFVCSPVYKF; encoded by the exons ATGGCTCAAAAAAATAAGCCGTCCTTCATCATGCCACGGAAACAAGAGCTGCATGTGAGTTTTCCGCGCATCATGTCAGAAGTTCGTCAATGCGAGGATGAGAGGATGATGAATTCTTCGCACGACTACGATACATTATTTTTGCCACACTGGATGCATAAGCAGTTCATCGAAAATGGGGCAGCTCCGGATCAAGCGTTCTGGAACCAGAGCATAAGGAGAGACAGCagaaataatatgaaaagaaaaacttcCTCTTCAATGAAACCGCATTTGCTGCTACTGCAGAGTAGTAGTGAGGCATCACAGGAGGATCAAACAGCGAAGGAACCACATGATCCACTAATGGGCTTTCATAATAAGTACTTTCCAAGCACTTCATTTCTCAACTGGTCGAAGCTGCATTCCAAAGCTGCGCAAATGCACGCCAAGACCCGGGAGCTGGTGCCATATCAACAAGCGACGGTGGATCTGGCACAAGCTATTGGGATGATGCAAAACATTACGGTGCATGACTTTGAGACGATCTGGCAGCCAGTGAAATTTAGCTCAAGAATTTCCATAGCCAAACACATGTCCAACGTGGAGGACCGGCGCTTAG AGCTACTCATGATTGCCGTCCGCAACTTTTGGTTCGACAATTTGGAATTGAAAATCGGAAACGAGTTTATGCATGTTGATCGGTATCTATTCTGCCATTACATGAAAGCTTTTCACGACCACAGCAATTGCTTTCTTGAGCTTCCCAGCCACAAGGTCTCATTAAATCTGATGGTGAGGCTGTACAATTGGATCATTAAAGACCACAATGAGCTGGCACTGGGCAGTAACTTTCTGCTCATGTATATGATGGCCAAATTCCTGGATGTGCGCTATCTGCTGGAGCAATACTGGTATGCATTTTCAATTCCTGGCAATAAGGGCATTTGGGAGGCGGAGGCATTCCATGCGTACTTGCCGTCACGTCAACTTCAATGCGGCGATTTGATGTCCATATTTTTAGCTCGCATACGCAAGTGCTTCCTGCCACTAGTCAGCTCTTTCGAGTTTCTCAATCTCAGTGCCAACGAGGTGATCTATTTGCTCAAAATGGATATGATATGCGTCAACAGCGAAGACGAAATGTTCTTTGCCGCCATCCGCTGGCTCGAGCATGACTGGCAGAACCGAGAGCAGTATCTTGTTCATGTGATGGCCACGTTGCGCTTTCGCATGCTGTCGCCCTGGCTGCAACGCTCTATTGCCTATCAGCCAGAAAACGAACAGATCCGCAAAGTGGGTTCAAACAATATAGTGAAAGCTATGTTGTGGCAAGCCTGTCTATTTGGGGAAGCGGCTTGTGCCTACAAGGAGAATCCGGACTGCCACGATAATGTAATTGTGGGCAAGTATAGCCAGATTAAAGACGTCGAACGGTTTTGGGCCTACTGTCAGGGCGTGCCACATCACCACGATATTAGATGCCCGCGTTTCAGACAACTCACCTACGGCACATTCAAGCTTTTCCTAAATCGCCTGCAGAGCGACGCGCATAGCTACATGGACGAACTCAAGATTGTGCCATACAAGCATTGGAACACCTACAATTGCTGCAATGACTTCAAATCCTTTGGCAATGGCAAAATACAAGCAAGATTCGTGTGCTCACCTGTCTACAAATTCTAA
- the LOC6627968 gene encoding uncharacterized protein isoform X1, whose product MAQKNKPSFIMPRKQELHVSFPRIMSEVRQCEDERMMNSSHDYDTLFLPHWMHKQFIENGAAPDQAFWNQSIRRDSRNNMKRKTSSSMKPHLLLLQSSSEASQEDQTAKEPHDPLMGFHNKYFPSTSFLNWSKLHSKAAQMHAKTRELVPYQQATVDLAQAIGMMQNITVHDFETIWQPVKFSSRISIAKHMSNVEDRRLEPTELLMIAVRNFWFDNLELKIGNEFMHVDRYLFCHYMKAFHDHSNCFLELPSHKVSLNLMVRLYNWIIKDHNELALGSNFLLMYMMAKFLDVRYLLEQYWYAFSIPGNKGIWEAEAFHAYLPSRQLQCGDLMSIFLARIRKCFLPLVSSFEFLNLSANEVIYLLKMDMICVNSEDEMFFAAIRWLEHDWQNREQYLVHVMATLRFRMLSPWLQRSIAYQPENEQIRKVGSNNIVKAMLWQACLFGEAACAYKENPDCHDNVIVGKYSQIKDVERFWAYCQGVPHHHDIRCPRFRQLTYGTFKLFLNRLQSDAHSYMDELKIVPYKHWNTYNCCNDFKSFGNGKIQARFVCSPVYKF is encoded by the exons ATGGCTCAAAAAAATAAGCCGTCCTTCATCATGCCACGGAAACAAGAGCTGCATGTGAGTTTTCCGCGCATCATGTCAGAAGTTCGTCAATGCGAGGATGAGAGGATGATGAATTCTTCGCACGACTACGATACATTATTTTTGCCACACTGGATGCATAAGCAGTTCATCGAAAATGGGGCAGCTCCGGATCAAGCGTTCTGGAACCAGAGCATAAGGAGAGACAGCagaaataatatgaaaagaaaaacttcCTCTTCAATGAAACCGCATTTGCTGCTACTGCAGAGTAGTAGTGAGGCATCACAGGAGGATCAAACAGCGAAGGAACCACATGATCCACTAATGGGCTTTCATAATAAGTACTTTCCAAGCACTTCATTTCTCAACTGGTCGAAGCTGCATTCCAAAGCTGCGCAAATGCACGCCAAGACCCGGGAGCTGGTGCCATATCAACAAGCGACGGTGGATCTGGCACAAGCTATTGGGATGATGCAAAACATTACGGTGCATGACTTTGAGACGATCTGGCAGCCAGTGAAATTTAGCTCAAGAATTTCCATAGCCAAACACATGTCCAACGTGGAGGACCGGCGCTTAG AACCCACAGAGCTACTCATGATTGCCGTCCGCAACTTTTGGTTCGACAATTTGGAATTGAAAATCGGAAACGAGTTTATGCATGTTGATCGGTATCTATTCTGCCATTACATGAAAGCTTTTCACGACCACAGCAATTGCTTTCTTGAGCTTCCCAGCCACAAGGTCTCATTAAATCTGATGGTGAGGCTGTACAATTGGATCATTAAAGACCACAATGAGCTGGCACTGGGCAGTAACTTTCTGCTCATGTATATGATGGCCAAATTCCTGGATGTGCGCTATCTGCTGGAGCAATACTGGTATGCATTTTCAATTCCTGGCAATAAGGGCATTTGGGAGGCGGAGGCATTCCATGCGTACTTGCCGTCACGTCAACTTCAATGCGGCGATTTGATGTCCATATTTTTAGCTCGCATACGCAAGTGCTTCCTGCCACTAGTCAGCTCTTTCGAGTTTCTCAATCTCAGTGCCAACGAGGTGATCTATTTGCTCAAAATGGATATGATATGCGTCAACAGCGAAGACGAAATGTTCTTTGCCGCCATCCGCTGGCTCGAGCATGACTGGCAGAACCGAGAGCAGTATCTTGTTCATGTGATGGCCACGTTGCGCTTTCGCATGCTGTCGCCCTGGCTGCAACGCTCTATTGCCTATCAGCCAGAAAACGAACAGATCCGCAAAGTGGGTTCAAACAATATAGTGAAAGCTATGTTGTGGCAAGCCTGTCTATTTGGGGAAGCGGCTTGTGCCTACAAGGAGAATCCGGACTGCCACGATAATGTAATTGTGGGCAAGTATAGCCAGATTAAAGACGTCGAACGGTTTTGGGCCTACTGTCAGGGCGTGCCACATCACCACGATATTAGATGCCCGCGTTTCAGACAACTCACCTACGGCACATTCAAGCTTTTCCTAAATCGCCTGCAGAGCGACGCGCATAGCTACATGGACGAACTCAAGATTGTGCCATACAAGCATTGGAACACCTACAATTGCTGCAATGACTTCAAATCCTTTGGCAATGGCAAAATACAAGCAAGATTCGTGTGCTCACCTGTCTACAAATTCTAA
- the LOC26530877 gene encoding ras-GEF domain-containing family member 1B-like, with the protein MPEFLFSFLLLSRLYLRPQKLLGKLLDSVPERLETLVALLTEWTAKYPYDYRDERMMNHLKGAALHI; encoded by the exons ATGCCA GAGTTTCTGttctcatttttattattgtcacGTTTGTATCTGCGGCCACAAAAGCTGCTTGGGAAACTGCTGGACTCGGTACCTGAACGTTTAGAGACATTAGTTGCCCTACTGACTGAGTGGACGGCGAAATATCCATACGATTATCGTGACGAGCGCATGATGAATCATTTAAAAG GTGCTGCACTTCACATTTAG
- the LOC138911180 gene encoding uncharacterized protein, translating to MERSPEPSININGRHAVCTATNMSYAKIKTKYKDSKRTINKFQLTLVKLTKLKSSLKFLLKCRKSNLIPNFIKNLTQHLTILTTDNKTHPDITRTLTRHTHFYHTKILNLLIKHKHNLLQEQTKHMEKAKTNIEQLMTTDDAKAFFESERNIENKITTTLKKRQETKHDKLRDQRNLALADNNTQREWFVNKTKIEFPPNVVALLAKGPKFALPISKRDFPLLKYIADGEELVQTIKEKETQESARTKFSLLVKEHKTKNNQNSRDRAILDTVEQTRKLLKENINIKILSSDKGNKTVAMDEDEYKNKMTNILDDLCAYRTLRLDPTSRLQTKNNTFVAQLFKMGLISKDERNKMTTTTAVPPRIYGLPKIHKEGTPLRPICSSIGSPSYGLCKYIIQILKNLTMDSRYNIKNAVDFKDRVNNSQIREEETLVSFDVVSLFPSIPIELALDTIRQKWTKLEEHTNIPKQLFMDIVRFCIQENRYFKYEDKIYTQLKGMPMGSPASPVIADILMEELLDKITDKLKIKPRLLTKYVDDLFAITNKIDVENILKELNSFHKQIKFTMELEKDGKLPFLDSIVSRMDNTLKIKWYRKPIASGRILNFNSNHPKSMIINTALGCMNRMMKISDTIYHKEIEHEIKELLTKNDFPPNIIKTLLKRRQIERKKPTEPAKIYKSLIYVPRLSERLTNSDCYNKQDIKVAHKPTNTLQKFFNKIKSKIPMIEKSNVVYQIPCGGDNNNKCNSVYIGTTKSKLKTRISQHKSDFKLRHQNNIQKTALMTHCIRSNHTPNFDETTILQQEQHYNKRHTLEMLHIINTPTYKRLNYKTDTENCAHLYRHLLNSQTTSVTISTSKSADV from the coding sequence atggaaaggtcgccagagccatcaataaatatcaacgGAAGGCACGCCGTATGCACAGCAACCAACATGAGctacgcaaaaataaaaactaaatacaaggattcgaaaagaacaattaataaattccaactaacactggtaaaattaactaaacttaaatctagtttaaaatttttgttaaaatgtagaaaatcaaatttaatacctAACTTCATCAAAAACTTGACACAGCATTTGACCATACTGACCACTGACAATAAAACCCACCCTGACATAACAAGAACATtgactagacacacacatttttaccataccaaaatattaaacttacttataaaacacaaacacaacctattacaagaacaaacaaaacatatggaaaaagcaaaaacaaacatagaaCAACTGATGACCACAGATGACGCAAAAGCGTTttttgagagcgagagaaatatagaaaacaaaataacaacaacactcaagaaaagacaagaaacgaaacacgataagttacgagatcaacggaacctagccttagcggataacaacacgcaaagagagtggtttgtaaacaaaacaaaaatagaattcccgccaaacgtcgtagcgttactcgcaaaagggccgaagttcgctctcccaatcagcaagagagattttcctctcttgaaatacatcgcagacggtgaggagctagtgcaaacaataaaagaaaaggaaacacaagagtcggcgcgcacaaaattctctttgttagtcaaagagcataaaaccaagaacaaccaaaacagtagggatcgagcaatactggacacagtggaacagacacgaaaattactgaaagaaaatataaatattaaaattctatcgtcggataagggcaacaaaaccgtagcaatggatgaggatgaatataaaaataaaatgacaaatattttagacgacttatgcgcgtatagaacattgagactggatccgacatcaagactacagacaaagaataacaccttcgtagcacaattattcaagatgggtcttatttcaaaggacgaaagaaataagatgactacaacaacagcggtacctccgaggatatatggactaccaaaaatacacaaggaaggaactccactgagaccaatatgttcttccataggatctccatcttacgggctgtgcaaatatataatacaaatattaaaaaatctgacaatggactctaggtacaacatcaagaacgcggtagattttaaagacagagtcaacaactcccagattagagaagaggaaacattagtatcttttgacgtagtatccttatttcccagcataccaatagaattagcacttgacacaataagacaaaaatggaccaaattagaagagcacacgaatataccgaaacaactatttatggacatagttagattttgcatacaggaaaacagatatttcaaatacgaagacaaaatatacacacaacttaagggaatgccaatgggatcaccggcttccccagtaatcgcagatatattaatggaggaactgttggacaagattacagataaattaaaaataaaaccaagactcttgaccaaatatgtagatgacctttttgccataacgaacaaaatagacgtggaaaatattctaaaagaattgaattccttccacaaacagataaaatttacaatggaattagaaaaggacgggaaattaccatttttagactctattgtaagcagaatggacaacacactcaaaataaagtggtataggaaacccatagcctccggacgaatactcaacttcaattcaaaccacccaaagagtatgataatcaatacagcactaggctgtatgaatagaatgatgaaaatatcggacacaatataccacaaagaaattgaacatgaaatcaaagaacttttgaccaaaaatgacttccccccaaatataatcaaaacattattaaaaagacgacaaatcgaaagaaaaaagccaacagaacctgctaaaatatacaaatcactaatatatgtaccacgactatcagaacgcctcacaaactcagactgttataacaaacaagatataaaagtagcacacaaaccgacgaatacattacaaaaattcttcaacaagataaagtcgaaaatcccgatgatcgaaaaaagcaacgtcgtttaccaaataccatgtggcggggataacaacaacaagtgcaatagtgtctacataggtacaacaaaatcgaagctaaaaacaaggattagtcaacataaatcggacttcaaactaagacatcaaaataatatacagaaaacagcacttatgacccattgtataagaagcaaccacacaccaaattttgatgaaacaacaatcttacaacaagaacaacactataacaagcgacacacattggaaatgctacacataattaacacaccaacctacaaacgactaaactacaagacagacacagaaaattgcgctcacttgtacagacacctcttaaacagtcaaacaacctcagtaacaatctccacgtcaaaaagcgcagacgtgtaa